The window TCAATGGTAATCGCAAATCCTTTCAGAAAACCGAGTACATCGGTAAACCAAAGTTTTATAAATTTTACTTTATTTTCTTTAATTAACCTTAGTATGTCGTCTTTTGTCTTCTTCGCCATTTCCCGCTCCTTTTTATTTTTTTAAATATATTAGTCCTGTGTCAGGTTTAATTCTTTTTCTATTTTTATAAGCCTGTCTTTCAACAATAAATTATTAACATAGCCGGTACCCTCGGAAACAGATTTTTCATAATGTTCTTTTGCATCGTTCCATTTTTTCTCCTTAAAATAACTCTCTCCTGACCCAAAATATGCTTTACTGTTCCACACTTTTGAATAATCATTTTTAACAACACTCTGGTAATAAATACGCGCAGACTTCCATAAATGCTGTTTTAAATAAAATTCACCAATCCTGTATTCGCTTTCCGCTTTTTTATCAAAAAGCAAGGCCATTTTTTCCTTTGTATCATCCATAAATTCATCAGCGTTTCTTTCCGTCTCTAAATCCTGGAACGCAGTTATCGCTTCATCAGTATTTTCCTGGTCATTATACCATGGCCGGCTCGTGTAAAAATAGGCCAAAGCGAGGCGGTACTTTGCCAATACGTTTAAGGTATGATTCGGATAATTAGTCAACGCATTTTTATATTCTATAATACTTACTTCGAAATTATCTTCTTTATAAATAGATTTAAACAGTCCTTTATAATTTTTCGCGTATTCAAAATAATAGCCTGCCACGCGGTATTGAATATCTGCCGCAAGTTCCCCAAAACGGTCATTTTCCAGTGCCTTTTTGTAAATCTCAACTGCTTCATATTTTTTGTCTCTGTCCCAGTAATAATTTCCCACTTCAATTTGTCTTTCTGAGACTTTCGGCATCAGCCGGGTTGACGGAAAATCATCGGCTACCCTTTGATACTTTTCGTATGCGCGCCAATAATTGCCCGCTTCCCTGAAAACTTCCGCAATTTCAAACGCGGCCTTATCGGCAAAATCACTTTCAGGATATTTATCAATTACCCTATTAAATTTTCTTCTCGCCTTCCAGTATCTTTTCTCCTTTTTGTAGTTTTGCCCTGATATAAAAAGGTCCTCCGCTTTTTTATTATTAATGGCCCTTTCTTCTTCCGTAAGCTCTTTTGGAGCGCAGTTTATCTGGAAAAATATCACGCATAAAATTATCGATAAAAAAAATATTTTTTTCATATTTCCTACATTTCACTTATTTGTTTAAAACTATTTTATCTGTTACCTTCTTTTACATATTTTATTAAAAGGTTTTTAAAATTATCGTCCGTCTGCCTTAAACGCATGCTGAATACTTTTATTATCGTGATAAAAAACTTGACCGCCAGCGGTCCGTTATTTGTCAAAAGGTCAATAAAATCGTCTTTATTGATAACAAGCAGTTCGACATCTTCAGCCGCGATACTTGACGCAGAACGGGGCTCGCCGTCCAAAAGCGCCATTTCGCCGAAAAATTCGCCTTCGCCAAGAATGGAGAGCGTTTTTTGCCTGTCTTTTCCGATTGATTTTGACACCTTAACGGAACCGCTTTTAATAATAAACATTGAATCGCCAGGCATATTTTCTTCAAAAATAATGCTGTTGGCTCCCATTTTTTTCTCTTTGGTAATGACCGCGATCTTTTTCAACTCATCATCAGTCAGGCCGTGAAAAAACGGAATTTTTTTTAGCGAATTAAAAATATTCATGTTTTCTCCTATTCTGTTACAATATTCATTAACTTTTTAGGGACAAGTATTAGTTTCTTAACGTTTTTTCCTGTTAACCAATTTGTAACTT of the bacterium genome contains:
- a CDS encoding tetratricopeptide repeat protein gives rise to the protein MKKIFFLSIILCVIFFQINCAPKELTEEERAINNKKAEDLFISGQNYKKEKRYWKARRKFNRVIDKYPESDFADKAAFEIAEVFREAGNYWRAYEKYQRVADDFPSTRLMPKVSERQIEVGNYYWDRDKKYEAVEIYKKALENDRFGELAADIQYRVAGYYFEYAKNYKGLFKSIYKEDNFEVSIIEYKNALTNYPNHTLNVLAKYRLALAYFYTSRPWYNDQENTDEAITAFQDLETERNADEFMDDTKEKMALLFDKKAESEYRIGEFYLKQHLWKSARIYYQSVVKNDYSKVWNSKAYFGSGESYFKEKKWNDAKEHYEKSVSEGTGYVNNLLLKDRLIKIEKELNLTQD
- a CDS encoding cyclic nucleotide-binding domain-containing protein — encoded protein: MNIFNSLKKIPFFHGLTDDELKKIAVITKEKKMGANSIIFEENMPGDSMFIIKSGSVKVSKSIGKDRQKTLSILGEGEFFGEMALLDGEPRSASSIAAEDVELLVINKDDFIDLLTNNGPLAVKFFITIIKVFSMRLRQTDDNFKNLLIKYVKEGNR